From one Larimichthys crocea isolate SSNF chromosome XVIII, L_crocea_2.0, whole genome shotgun sequence genomic stretch:
- the LOC104938701 gene encoding gamma-crystallin M2 produces the protein MTTTEMSMGRVTFYEDRNFQGRSWECMSDCADFSSYLSRCHSFRVESGCFMAYDRPNYMGNQYFMRRGDYADYMNMWGWNSSIRSCRMIPMYRGQYRMRIYERENFGGQMYELMDDCDNIMDRYRMNNCMSCNVMDGHWLMYEQPHYRGRMMYFRPGEYRNFTNMGWSGSRFMSMRRIMDMW, from the exons ATGACTACTACTGAAATGAGCATGGGCAGG GTCACCTTCTACGAGGACAGGAACTTCCAGGGTCGCTCCTGGGAGTGCATGAGCGACTGTGCTGACTTTTCCTCCTACCTGAGCAGATGCCACTCCTTCAGGGTGGAGAGTGGCTGCTTCATGGCCTACGACCGTCCCAACTACATGGGAAACCAGTATTTCATGAGGAGAGGCGACTATGCTGACTACATGAACATGTGGGGATGGAACAGTAGTATCAGGTCTTGCCGTATGATCCCCATG taCAGAGGCCAGTACAGGATGAGGATCTACGAGAGGGAGAACTTCGGTGGTCAGATGTATGAGCTGATGGACGACTGTGACAACATCATGGACCGTTACCGTATGAACAACTGCATGTCCTGCAACGTGATGGACGGCCACTGGCTGATGTACGAGCAGCCCCACTACAGAGGCAGGATGATGTACTTCAGGCCTGGAGAGTACAGGAACTTCACAAACATGGGCTGGAGTGGCTCCAGGTTCATGAGCATGAGGCGTATCATGGACATGTGgtag
- the LOC113748138 gene encoding gamma-crystallin M2-like: MTTTEMGMGRVTFYEDRNFQGRSWECMSDCADFSSYLSRCHSFRVQSGCFMAYDHPNYMGNQYFMRRGDYADYMSMWGWNSGIRSCRMIPMYRGQYRMRIYERDNFGGQMYEMMDDCDNIMDRYRMNNCMSCNVMDGHWLMYEQPHYRGRMMYFRPGEYRNFMNMGWSGSRFMSMRRIMDMW, translated from the exons atgacCACCACTGAAATGGGCATGGGCAGG GTCACCTTCTACGAGGACAGGAACTTCCAGGGTCGCTCCTGGGAGTGCATGAGCGACTGTGCTGACTTTTCCTCCTACCTGAGCAGATGCCACTCCTTCAGGGTGCAGAGTGGCTGCTTCATGGCCTACGACCATCCCAACTACATGGGAAACCAGTACTTCATGAGGAGGGGCGACTATGCTGACTACATGAGCATGTGGGGATGGAACAGTGGTATCAGGTCTTGCCGTATGATCCCCATG tACAGAGGCCAGTACAGGATGAGGATCTACGAGAGGGACAACTTCGGTGGTCAGATGTATGAGATGATGGACGACTGTGACAACATCATGGACCGTTACCGTATGAACAACTGCATGTCCTGCAACGTGATGGACGGCCACTGGCTGATGTACGAGCAGCCCCACTACAGAGGCAGGATGATGTACTTCAGGCCTGGAGAGTACAGGAACTTCATGAACATGGGCTGGAGCGGCTCCAGGTTCATGAGCATGAGGCGTATCATGGACATGTGGTAG
- the LOC104938700 gene encoding gamma-crystallin M2: MTTTEMGMGRVTFYEDRNFQGRSWECMSDCSDFSSYLSRCHSCRVQSGCFMVYDHPNYMGNQYFMRRGDYADYMSMWGWNSGIRSCRMIPMYRGQYRMRIYERENFGGQMYEMMDDCDNIMDRYRMNNCMSCNVMDGHWLMYEQPHYRGRMMYFRPGEYRNFMNMGWSGSRFMSMRRIMDMW; this comes from the exons atgacCACCACTGAAATGGGCATGGGCAGG GTCACCTTCTACGAGGACAGGAACTTCCAGGGTCGCTCCTGGGAGTGCATGAGCGActgctctgacttttcctcctaCCTGAGCAGATGCCACTCCTGCAGGGTGCAGAGTGGCTGCTTCATGGTCTACGACCATCCCAACTACATGGGAAACCAGTACTTCATGAGGAGGGGCGACTATGCTGACTACATGAGCATGTGGGGATGGAACAGTGGTATCAGGTCTTGCCGTATGATCCCCATG tACAGAGGCCAGTACAGGATGAGGATCTACGAGAGGGAGAACTTCGGTGGTCAGATGTATGAGATGATGGACGACTGTGACAACATCATGGACCGTTACCGTATGAACAACTGCATGTCCTGCAACGTGATGGACGGCCACTGGCTGATGTACGAGCAGCCCCACTACAGAGGCAGGATGATGTACTTCAGGCCTGGAGAGTACAGGAACTTCATGAACATGGGCTGGAGCGGCTCCAGGTTCATGAGCATGAGGCGTATCATGGACATGTGGTAG